Proteins co-encoded in one Armatimonadota bacterium genomic window:
- a CDS encoding HAD family hydrolase — translation MIKVIFFDLSDTLCDYAAAAAAALDSACEYTVNHTDAVTAGGLREAYLRELQHAEEEADRWSASRLREGEVEAAHRLWERALENCGVVNPILAQAVACHYELARMRALQLLPDALPTLHALRERVRVGVVAEGRAGIVKEELTLLGLRQLVSAVIIEGEVGYSKRDPQLFLHAVREAGCEPAQAAHVGDSLAGDVAPAHQAGLVTVWVNRADESPQPDLPTPDYTVPDLSAVPQLLLGEA, via the coding sequence ATGATCAAAGTCATCTTCTTCGATCTCAGTGATACCCTGTGCGATTACGCGGCGGCGGCGGCGGCGGCCCTCGACAGCGCGTGCGAGTACACGGTCAACCACACCGACGCCGTCACCGCCGGCGGCCTGCGCGAGGCCTACCTGCGCGAGCTGCAACACGCGGAAGAGGAGGCCGACCGCTGGAGCGCCAGCCGGCTGCGAGAGGGCGAGGTGGAGGCCGCGCATCGCCTGTGGGAGCGCGCGCTGGAGAACTGCGGCGTCGTCAACCCTATCCTCGCGCAGGCGGTGGCCTGCCACTACGAGCTGGCGCGCATGCGCGCGCTCCAGTTGCTGCCGGATGCGCTGCCGACGCTGCACGCGCTGCGCGAGCGGGTGCGCGTGGGCGTCGTCGCCGAGGGGCGCGCCGGCATCGTCAAGGAGGAACTGACGCTGCTCGGCTTGCGCCAACTGGTGTCAGCGGTCATCATCGAGGGGGAGGTCGGCTACTCCAAGCGCGACCCCCAGCTCTTTCTGCATGCAGTGCGCGAGGCGGGGTGTGAGCCCGCCCAGGCGGCGCACGTCGGCGACTCCCTGGCCGGCGATGTCGCGCCCGCTCACCAGGCGGGCCTGGTCACGGTGTGGGTCAACCGCGCCGATGAGAGCCCGCAGCCGGACCTCCCGACCCCCGACTACACCGTCCCTGATCTCTCGGCCGTGCCGCAGCTGCTCCTGGGCGAGGCGTGA
- the hypB gene encoding hydrogenase nickel incorporation protein HypB produces MKIITPGDGETFDIELEEHLLEQNRELAAANRRRLDERGVRAFDVMGAIGSGKTTLIGRLVEHLRGHRVGVLAGDLTTTIDADRLARSGARAVVQINTGRECHLDANLVAKGLEELLAHDLDLVFIENVGNLICPAEFPLGAHGRMVVVSVTEGPYTLRKHPHIFAEAQAAVINKCDLAEVVNADLEQLRRDALAANPALAVIFTDALGGEGVEQVAAALGL; encoded by the coding sequence TTGAAGATCATCACGCCCGGCGACGGCGAGACTTTCGATATCGAGCTGGAGGAGCACCTGCTGGAGCAGAACCGCGAGCTGGCGGCGGCCAACCGCCGCCGCCTGGACGAGCGCGGCGTGCGCGCCTTCGACGTCATGGGCGCCATCGGCTCCGGTAAGACTACGCTCATCGGGCGCCTGGTCGAGCATCTGCGCGGCCACCGGGTGGGGGTGCTGGCGGGCGACCTGACGACGACCATTGACGCCGATCGCCTGGCGCGCAGCGGCGCGCGCGCGGTGGTGCAGATCAACACCGGCCGGGAGTGCCACCTCGACGCCAACCTCGTGGCCAAGGGGCTGGAGGAGCTGCTCGCGCACGACCTCGACCTCGTCTTCATCGAAAACGTGGGCAACCTGATCTGCCCCGCCGAGTTCCCCTTGGGCGCGCACGGGCGAATGGTGGTGGTCTCCGTCACCGAGGGGCCGTACACGCTGCGCAAGCACCCGCACATCTTCGCCGAGGCGCAGGCGGCGGTCATCAACAAGTGCGACCTGGCCGAGGTCGTGAACGCCGACCTCGAGCAACTGCGGCGCGACGCGCTCGCCGCCAACCCCGCGCTCGCGGTCATCTTCACCGACGCCCTGGGCGGGGAGGGGGTGGAGCAGGTCGCCGCCGCCCTCGGCCTGTAG
- a CDS encoding hydrogenase/urease maturation nickel metallochaperone HypA — protein sequence MHELSLAAQIRRTVLKAAAAHAVDQVIEVDIEIGELSLFNPDQVGFWLRQLFRDTVADGADVRVAATPTHIKCGACGYAGGVELPTDPEFHIFVPAVRCPACDSSDITVERGREVIIKNLRVHKAAPEVGTA from the coding sequence ATGCACGAGCTATCGCTAGCCGCCCAGATCCGACGGACCGTGCTCAAGGCCGCCGCCGCGCACGCGGTGGACCAGGTGATCGAGGTTGACATCGAGATCGGAGAGCTGAGCCTGTTCAACCCCGACCAGGTGGGGTTCTGGCTGCGCCAGCTTTTCCGCGACACCGTCGCCGACGGCGCCGACGTCAGGGTGGCCGCTACTCCCACCCATATCAAGTGCGGCGCGTGCGGCTACGCGGGCGGGGTGGAGCTGCCCACCGATCCCGAGTTTCACATCTTCGTGCCCGCGGTCAGGTGCCCGGCCTGCGACTCGTCCGACATCACCGTCGAGCGCGGGCGTGAAGTCATCATCAAGAACCTGCGCGTGCACAAGGCGGCCCCGGAGGTGGGAACCGCTTAG
- a CDS encoding flavin reductase family protein, producing MTKVQRNAATELYPVPAVVVSCVDAQGRPNLITLAWVGTVCSEPPMLSIAVRPGRYSHALIKEAQEFVVNLPRADQVQAVDVCGTVSGRDGDKFAAAGLTPEPAAHVKAPLVKEFPVNLECRVRQTLSLGSHDLFLGEIVCVHADEEVLDKAGGLALERLKPLAYVNGAYCAVGGIVGAYGFSRK from the coding sequence ATGACCAAAGTGCAGCGCAACGCCGCCACCGAGCTCTACCCCGTGCCCGCGGTCGTCGTGTCGTGCGTGGACGCGCAGGGGAGGCCGAACCTGATCACCCTGGCCTGGGTGGGCACGGTCTGCTCCGAGCCGCCGATGCTGAGCATCGCGGTGCGGCCGGGGCGTTACTCGCACGCGCTGATCAAGGAGGCCCAGGAGTTCGTCGTCAACCTCCCGCGGGCGGACCAGGTACAAGCGGTTGACGTGTGCGGCACCGTGTCGGGGCGCGATGGGGACAAGTTCGCGGCCGCCGGACTCACCCCCGAGCCGGCGGCACACGTCAAGGCGCCGCTGGTGAAGGAGTTCCCCGTCAACCTCGAATGCAGGGTGCGCCAGACGCTGAGCCTGGGGTCGCACGACCTGTTCCTGGGCGAGATCGTGTGCGTCCACGCCGATGAGGAAGTGCTGGACAAGGCGGGCGGGTTGGCGCTGGAGAGGCTCAAGCCGCTGGCGTACGTCAATGGCGCGTACTGCGCCGTGGGCGGCATCGTCGGCGCGTATGGGTTCTCGCGCAAGTAG